In the genome of Xyrauchen texanus isolate HMW12.3.18 chromosome 33, RBS_HiC_50CHRs, whole genome shotgun sequence, one region contains:
- the LOC127626565 gene encoding DNA-directed RNA polymerase III subunit RPC5-like isoform X2, producing MSYNNVTHLTARIKPQQQKVELEVAMDTMSPNYCRSKGEQIALNVDGTSSEDSNTYSTKKMDKQTFSSIQATTNTCRYAAAVFRKGELHLTPLQGILQMRPSFTYLDKADSKHREREAANEAGDSSQDEAEEDVKQITVRFSRPESEQARQRRIQSYEFLQKKQAEEPWVHLHYNGINDGRSEHERQYLYCQAMDTTENTELVKTPSEYLSMLMPPVAEEKVVKTMGPSNVLSMAQLRTLPLGDQVKTLMKNVKVMPFANLMGLLASGTDSTAVLRCIQQVALLVQGNWVVKSDVLYPKNTCSSHSGVPAEVLCRGRDFVLWRFTQERTLVRKEVAAIIKLPPEDVKDFLEQMSAPRLNRGWEFLLPTDHDFNRKHPDVAQRQQMLWLGIQSKLEKVFNFSKEDFMPKKDARIEPVHVSGEQRLKAAKDSARQKHTTMQKELDAHRLNASSLPEASSADYTPMQVKQEPMSDSEEPMDTSLTNGSNGYPNSTSPVTDPHNGHGVSNAPTPELQLFVRNTFLKHYVLCLSELKRLFNLHLASLSTGHSVYGHVTDRKLQDTILLSRCKQILVPFPPQSSATTEEQKVFGLWESGETFDKHRQVLFEIFMKNYRVRRNVIQSRLTQELGDAVTKTDLDRLLKECCTSLGGMWYLKGTVHS from the exons ATGAGCTACAATAATGTGACTCATTTGACAGCCAGAATTAAACCCCagcagcaaaag GTCGAACTTGAGGTTGCCATGGATACCATGAGTCCAAATTATTGCCGCAGTAAAGGGGAGCAGATCGCACTGAATGTGGATGGCACATCTTCTGAGGACTCCAACACTTACTCCAC GAAAAAGATGGACAAGCAAACATTCTCATCAATCCAAGCAACCACAAATACATGCCGCTACGCTGCAGCTGTGTTTCGCAAAG GAGAGCTCCACCTCACTCCATTGCAAGGTATTCTTCAGATGAGACCAAGCTTCACATACCTGGACAAAGCTGACTCAAAACATAGAGAAAGAGAGGCAGCCAATGAAG CTGGAGACTCCTCTCAGGATGAGGCAGAAGAGGATGTTAAACAAATCACT GTGAGGTTTTCCCGGCCTGAATCAGAGCAGGCCCGTCAGCGGCGAATCCAGTCTTACGAGTTCTTGCAGAAGAAACAGGCTGAAGAGCCCTGGGTCCACCTGCATTATAACGGTATAAAT GATGGGCGTTCTGAGCATGAGCGACAGTATCTTTACTGTCAGGCCATGGATACCACAGAGAACACAGAGCTGGTGAAAACGCCTAG TGAATATCTGTCCatgcttatgcctcctgtggcTGAAGAAAAAGT TGTCAAGACGATGGGTCCTAGCAACGTACTCTCCATGGCCCAACTGCGCACCCTCCCCCTCGGTGATCAAGTCAAGACGCTTATGAAGAACG TCAAGGTGATGCCATTTGCCAATCTGATGGGGCTGCTTGCATCAGGCACAGACTCCACTGCAGTTCTTCGCTGCATACAGCAGGTGGCGCTGCTTGTCCAGGGGAACTGGGTCGTCAAGAG TGACGTGCTGTATCCTAAAAACACCTGCAGTTCACACAGTGGAGTTCCTGCTGAAGTGCTCTGTCGGGGTCGAGACTTTGTG TTATGGCGATTCACTCAAGAGCGAACCCTGGTGAGAAAAGAAGTTGCTGCTATCATAAAG CTGCCCCCAGAGGACGTGAAGGATTTCTTGGAGCAGATGTCTGCCCCTAGATTAAATAGAGGCTGGGAATTCCTGTTGCCCACCGACCATGACTTCAACAGAAAGCACCCTGATGTGGCTCAAAGACAACAGATGCTTTGGCTAGGCATTCAGTCTAA GTTGGAAAAAGTTTTTAACTTCTCAAAAGAAGACTTCATGCCTAAAAAGGATGCTCGGATAG AGCCCGTTCACGTGAGTGGAGAACAGCGTCTCAAAGCTGCCAAGGACAGTGCTCGGCAGAAACACACCACTATGCAGAAGGAATTGGATGCTCATAGACTGAATGCCTCCAGCCTCCCTGAGGCCTCAAGTGCAGACTACACCCCAATGCAAGTCAAACAGGAGCCCATGAGTGACTCTGAAGAGCCCATGGACACCTCTCTCACAAATGGCTCCAATGGTTACCCGAACTCTACCTCTCCAGTCACAGACCCTCATAATGGACATGGGGTCAGCAATGCACCCACACCTGAGCTCCAGCTTTTTGTGCGAAACACTTTCCTTAAGCATTATGTGCTGTGTCTGAGTGAACTGAAGAGGCTATTTAATTTACATCTGGCCAGCTTGTCCACGGGTCACTCCGTTTACGGCCATGTGACAGACCGTAAGCTGCAGGACACCATCCTCCTGAGTCGGTGCAAACAGATCCTGGTGCCT TTTCCCCCTCAGAGCAGTGCCACCACAGAGGAGCAGAAAGTGTTCGGCCTGTGGGAGAGTGGAGAAACCTTTGACAAG CACCGTCAGGTTCTATTTGAGATCTTCATGAAGAACTATCGTGTCAGGAGAAATGTGATCCAGTCTCGTCTTACACAGGAACTCGGTGATGCTGTCACCAAAACAGATTTGGATAGACTGCTCAAG GAATGCTGTACAAGCTTAGGAGGGATGTGGTACCTGAAGGGTACTGTGCACTCCTGA
- the LOC127626565 gene encoding DNA-directed RNA polymerase III subunit RPC5-like isoform X1 → MASGDDDDPIIQEIDVYLARSLVDKLYLFQYPVRPSSMSYNNVTHLTARIKPQQQKVELEVAMDTMSPNYCRSKGEQIALNVDGTSSEDSNTYSTKKMDKQTFSSIQATTNTCRYAAAVFRKGELHLTPLQGILQMRPSFTYLDKADSKHREREAANEAGDSSQDEAEEDVKQITVRFSRPESEQARQRRIQSYEFLQKKQAEEPWVHLHYNGINDGRSEHERQYLYCQAMDTTENTELVKTPSEYLSMLMPPVAEEKVVKTMGPSNVLSMAQLRTLPLGDQVKTLMKNVKVMPFANLMGLLASGTDSTAVLRCIQQVALLVQGNWVVKSDVLYPKNTCSSHSGVPAEVLCRGRDFVLWRFTQERTLVRKEVAAIIKLPPEDVKDFLEQMSAPRLNRGWEFLLPTDHDFNRKHPDVAQRQQMLWLGIQSKLEKVFNFSKEDFMPKKDARIEPVHVSGEQRLKAAKDSARQKHTTMQKELDAHRLNASSLPEASSADYTPMQVKQEPMSDSEEPMDTSLTNGSNGYPNSTSPVTDPHNGHGVSNAPTPELQLFVRNTFLKHYVLCLSELKRLFNLHLASLSTGHSVYGHVTDRKLQDTILLSRCKQILVPFPPQSSATTEEQKVFGLWESGETFDKHRQVLFEIFMKNYRVRRNVIQSRLTQELGDAVTKTDLDRLLKECCTSLGGMWYLKGTVHS, encoded by the exons ATGGCCAGTGGAGATGATGACGATCCAATTATACAAGAG ATTGATGTGTACCTGGCCAGAAGTCTTGTGGATAAGCTGTATTTATTCCAG TACCCAGTGCGTCCTTCTTCAATGAGCTACAATAATGTGACTCATTTGACAGCCAGAATTAAACCCCagcagcaaaag GTCGAACTTGAGGTTGCCATGGATACCATGAGTCCAAATTATTGCCGCAGTAAAGGGGAGCAGATCGCACTGAATGTGGATGGCACATCTTCTGAGGACTCCAACACTTACTCCAC GAAAAAGATGGACAAGCAAACATTCTCATCAATCCAAGCAACCACAAATACATGCCGCTACGCTGCAGCTGTGTTTCGCAAAG GAGAGCTCCACCTCACTCCATTGCAAGGTATTCTTCAGATGAGACCAAGCTTCACATACCTGGACAAAGCTGACTCAAAACATAGAGAAAGAGAGGCAGCCAATGAAG CTGGAGACTCCTCTCAGGATGAGGCAGAAGAGGATGTTAAACAAATCACT GTGAGGTTTTCCCGGCCTGAATCAGAGCAGGCCCGTCAGCGGCGAATCCAGTCTTACGAGTTCTTGCAGAAGAAACAGGCTGAAGAGCCCTGGGTCCACCTGCATTATAACGGTATAAAT GATGGGCGTTCTGAGCATGAGCGACAGTATCTTTACTGTCAGGCCATGGATACCACAGAGAACACAGAGCTGGTGAAAACGCCTAG TGAATATCTGTCCatgcttatgcctcctgtggcTGAAGAAAAAGT TGTCAAGACGATGGGTCCTAGCAACGTACTCTCCATGGCCCAACTGCGCACCCTCCCCCTCGGTGATCAAGTCAAGACGCTTATGAAGAACG TCAAGGTGATGCCATTTGCCAATCTGATGGGGCTGCTTGCATCAGGCACAGACTCCACTGCAGTTCTTCGCTGCATACAGCAGGTGGCGCTGCTTGTCCAGGGGAACTGGGTCGTCAAGAG TGACGTGCTGTATCCTAAAAACACCTGCAGTTCACACAGTGGAGTTCCTGCTGAAGTGCTCTGTCGGGGTCGAGACTTTGTG TTATGGCGATTCACTCAAGAGCGAACCCTGGTGAGAAAAGAAGTTGCTGCTATCATAAAG CTGCCCCCAGAGGACGTGAAGGATTTCTTGGAGCAGATGTCTGCCCCTAGATTAAATAGAGGCTGGGAATTCCTGTTGCCCACCGACCATGACTTCAACAGAAAGCACCCTGATGTGGCTCAAAGACAACAGATGCTTTGGCTAGGCATTCAGTCTAA GTTGGAAAAAGTTTTTAACTTCTCAAAAGAAGACTTCATGCCTAAAAAGGATGCTCGGATAG AGCCCGTTCACGTGAGTGGAGAACAGCGTCTCAAAGCTGCCAAGGACAGTGCTCGGCAGAAACACACCACTATGCAGAAGGAATTGGATGCTCATAGACTGAATGCCTCCAGCCTCCCTGAGGCCTCAAGTGCAGACTACACCCCAATGCAAGTCAAACAGGAGCCCATGAGTGACTCTGAAGAGCCCATGGACACCTCTCTCACAAATGGCTCCAATGGTTACCCGAACTCTACCTCTCCAGTCACAGACCCTCATAATGGACATGGGGTCAGCAATGCACCCACACCTGAGCTCCAGCTTTTTGTGCGAAACACTTTCCTTAAGCATTATGTGCTGTGTCTGAGTGAACTGAAGAGGCTATTTAATTTACATCTGGCCAGCTTGTCCACGGGTCACTCCGTTTACGGCCATGTGACAGACCGTAAGCTGCAGGACACCATCCTCCTGAGTCGGTGCAAACAGATCCTGGTGCCT TTTCCCCCTCAGAGCAGTGCCACCACAGAGGAGCAGAAAGTGTTCGGCCTGTGGGAGAGTGGAGAAACCTTTGACAAG CACCGTCAGGTTCTATTTGAGATCTTCATGAAGAACTATCGTGTCAGGAGAAATGTGATCCAGTCTCGTCTTACACAGGAACTCGGTGATGCTGTCACCAAAACAGATTTGGATAGACTGCTCAAG GAATGCTGTACAAGCTTAGGAGGGATGTGGTACCTGAAGGGTACTGTGCACTCCTGA